One Azospirillum brasilense DNA segment encodes these proteins:
- a CDS encoding response regulator transcription factor, which translates to MTLTILLVDDHPVVRAGCQSLLAEAGLGRVVEAADVAVALALWRSERPDVVILDLNLPGGIGGRDGGGMEVLRVMRAENPAVPVLIFSMHEDPAIAARALKAGAKGYVTKNDAPETLVMAVRCVLSGRVHLDHALARELALMALAPTDDPLAVLTQREREILALVGRGLTAAAIAEVLGISQKTVANACTQIKDKLGADSARALIRIAIDHGLAA; encoded by the coding sequence ATGACCTTGACCATCCTCCTGGTGGACGATCACCCGGTGGTGCGCGCCGGTTGCCAGAGCCTGCTCGCCGAAGCCGGGCTCGGCCGTGTCGTCGAGGCCGCCGACGTGGCGGTGGCGCTGGCGCTGTGGCGCTCGGAGCGGCCGGACGTGGTCATCCTCGACCTCAACCTGCCGGGTGGCATCGGAGGGAGGGACGGCGGCGGGATGGAAGTGCTGCGCGTGATGCGGGCGGAGAACCCGGCGGTGCCGGTTCTGATCTTCAGCATGCACGAGGATCCGGCCATCGCCGCGCGGGCGTTGAAGGCCGGCGCAAAGGGCTACGTCACCAAGAACGATGCGCCGGAGACGCTGGTGATGGCGGTGCGCTGCGTGCTGTCAGGCCGGGTCCATCTCGACCACGCGCTGGCGCGCGAACTGGCGCTGATGGCGCTGGCCCCGACCGACGACCCGCTGGCGGTGCTGACCCAGCGCGAGCGGGAGATCCTGGCGCTGGTGGGGCGCGGCCTGACCGCGGCGGCCATCGCCGAGGTGCTGGGCATCAGCCAAAAGACCGTCGCCAACGCCTGTACGCAGATCAAGGACAAGCTGGGCGCCGACAGCGCGCGCGCCCTGATTCGCATCGCCATCGACCACGGGCTGGCGGCTTGA
- a CDS encoding ATP-binding protein, which produces MSLRMRMLALIGLFLALLAVAGAAVMIANARDAVRAEMASALDLGIAIGRAEAGRGAIPDAVVALDRLGLRHLRFIAGEAASDSLGEGDAGHGAVPGWFAALIDVAPQAHALTGADGRVLLTVVAQPQDEVAEVWEDMRDLALAMLVAGLLLLGAAWMAVGRALAPLARIEAAVRRLREGVYEPGPRGGLAGGGVPELVRLGTGIAALAEELAAAGRENRRLGQRLIEAQDRERRDIAREIHDELGAALFAIKVDAGRILRLSEEPKPEATISERVEIAGRARAVLSMAADVHRMSRRILVRLRPALLDQLPLGEALSGLIDEWARREPEVRWSLDVAEDGTPDGIDGLDEVLRLTVFRLAQESLINALRHARPTNVSVTVRRWTDRVEVVVTDDGPGFREGPGMAEQGGLGIAGMAERVRALGGTLRIGSNGGQGTRVAACLPCVPAGLEGVA; this is translated from the coding sequence TGCTGGCGGTGGCCGGCGCGGCGGTGATGATCGCCAACGCGCGCGACGCTGTCCGCGCGGAAATGGCCTCCGCCCTCGATCTCGGCATCGCCATCGGGCGGGCGGAAGCCGGGCGGGGGGCCATTCCTGATGCCGTCGTGGCGCTCGACCGTCTGGGCCTGCGCCACCTGCGCTTCATCGCGGGTGAGGCGGCTTCCGACTCCCTGGGCGAGGGGGATGCCGGCCATGGGGCCGTTCCCGGCTGGTTCGCGGCGCTGATCGACGTGGCGCCGCAGGCCCATGCGCTGACCGGTGCCGATGGGCGCGTCCTGTTGACCGTGGTCGCCCAACCGCAGGACGAGGTGGCCGAGGTCTGGGAGGACATGCGGGACCTCGCCCTGGCGATGCTGGTGGCGGGGCTGCTGCTGCTGGGCGCCGCCTGGATGGCGGTGGGCCGGGCGCTCGCCCCGCTCGCCCGCATCGAGGCGGCGGTGCGGCGCCTGCGCGAAGGTGTTTACGAACCCGGACCGCGGGGCGGCCTCGCCGGCGGCGGCGTGCCGGAACTGGTCCGGCTGGGCACCGGCATCGCCGCCCTGGCCGAGGAGCTGGCCGCGGCGGGGCGGGAGAACCGCAGGCTCGGCCAGAGGCTGATCGAGGCGCAGGACCGCGAGCGCCGGGACATCGCCCGCGAAATCCACGACGAGCTGGGTGCGGCGCTGTTCGCCATCAAGGTGGACGCCGGGCGCATCCTGCGCCTGAGCGAAGAGCCGAAGCCGGAAGCCACCATCAGCGAGCGGGTGGAGATCGCCGGACGCGCCCGCGCCGTGCTGTCCATGGCCGCGGACGTGCACCGGATGAGCCGGCGCATCCTGGTCCGCCTGCGCCCGGCCCTGCTCGACCAGTTGCCACTGGGCGAGGCGCTGTCCGGGCTGATCGACGAGTGGGCGCGGCGGGAGCCGGAGGTGCGCTGGTCGCTGGACGTGGCCGAGGACGGAACACCGGACGGCATCGACGGGCTGGACGAGGTGCTGCGCCTGACGGTCTTCCGGCTGGCGCAGGAATCGCTGATCAACGCCCTCCGCCACGCCCGGCCGACCAACGTCTCGGTGACGGTGCGACGCTGGACCGACCGGGTGGAAGTCGTGGTGACCGACGATGGGCCGGGGTTCAGGGAAGGGCCGGGCATGGCGGAGCAGGGTGGATTGGGCATCGCCGGGATGGCGGAGCGGGTGAGGGCGCTGGGCGGCACGCTGCGCATCGGTTCGAACGGCGGACAGGGGACCCGCGTGGCCGCCTGCCTCCCCTGCGTCCCGGCCGGGCTGGAGGGCGTGGCATGA